A genomic segment from Synchiropus splendidus isolate RoL2022-P1 chromosome 18, RoL_Sspl_1.0, whole genome shotgun sequence encodes:
- the LOC128750002 gene encoding uncharacterized protein LOC128750002 isoform X2, with translation MFSVGESRLQLSVRSREDEPPPSARPLEQEVVLWGRSREELHHRIYSPQPIRDWEGRPAHMYGEIVHSSLVSLFNNYTQCESFIVSQQESDEYFLVLFSFHLLLLSLDRTRQDFVYEGILPLSGLSFQPLSLDPESSPHMLEISSPMMDSKVFNCHSAAELQRWMQHLEDRRFKSKTHISSPSHCALSYLLPCDEHWKREELKKYLLQAPIWQWEGSPIQHMGPPGFLSVVHIINSQRQGLHERLMVLFPEDVLLLSLDAKQLNLRYEGRLPRASIQALERSAVPGRFEFELMGELLEPLQVSCTCMEDYQNWIFHLQQVRTKSCLL, from the exons ATGTTCAGCGTTGGAGAGAGCCGACTCCAACTGTCGGTGAGGAGCCGAGAAGATGAGCCCCCTCCCTCCGCACGACCCTTGGAGCAAGAG GTGGTTCTCTGGGGTCGCAGCAGGGAAGAGCTCCATCACAGGATCTACTCGCCTCAACCCATCAGAGACTGGGAGGGTCGCCCCGCGCACATGTACGGAGAGATAGTCCACTCTTCTCTGGTGTCCCTCTTCAACAACTACACACAA TGTGAGTCGTTCATTGTGTCACAGCAGGAGTCCGACGAGTATTTCTTGGTCTTGTTCTCGTTccatctgctgcttctctctctgGACCGAACAAGACAAGACTTTGTATATGAG GGTATCCTTCCTTTATCCGGGCTTTCGTTCCAGCCGCTCTCTCTGGATCCGGAGTCCTCGCCTCATATGTTGGAGATCAGCA GTCCGATGATGGACTCCAAGGTCTTCAACTGCCACAGTGCTGCCGAGCTGCAGAGATGGATGCAGCACCTGGAGGACCGCAGATTCAAGTCCAAGACTCACATCAGCAGCCCGTCCCACTGTGCTCTCTCCTATCTG CTGCCATGTGATGAGCACTGGAAGCGAGAAGAACTGAAGAAGTACCTGCTGCAAGCTCCAATCTGGCAGTGGGAGGGGTCACCGATCCAGCACATGGGACCCCCAGGATTTTTATCAGTCGTCCATATCATCAATTCACAAAGACAG GGACTTCATGAACGCTTGATGGTTCTCTTCCCAGAAgatgtgttgctgctgtcgCTGGATGCCAAGCAGCTCAACCTGAGATATGAG GGCCGACTTCCTCGAGCCAGCATCCAGGCCCTGGAGCGCTCAGCTGTGCCTGGACGGTTCGAGTTCGAGCTCATGG GGGAGCTGCTGGAGCCGCTACAGGTGTCTTGCACCTGCATGGAGGATTACCAGAACTGGATCTTCCACCTTCAACAAGTGCGGACCAAGAGCTGCCTCCTATAG
- the LOC128750002 gene encoding pleckstrin homology domain-containing family N member 1 isoform X1, with translation MRPHQGRSSHLSPRQKFRRIMAWGWCGTQRRLQMVLSAEQRRTRTLGSTMGCCSVTQRHTGIDEVGPDEIELLELSGDNLGMFSVGESRLQLSVRSREDEPPPSARPLEQEVVLWGRSREELHHRIYSPQPIRDWEGRPAHMYGEIVHSSLVSLFNNYTQQESDEYFLVLFSFHLLLLSLDRTRQDFVYEGILPLSGLSFQPLSLDPESSPHMLEISSPMMDSKVFNCHSAAELQRWMQHLEDRRFKSKTHISSPSHCALSYLLPCDEHWKREELKKYLLQAPIWQWEGSPIQHMGPPGFLSVVHIINSQRQGLHERLMVLFPEDVLLLSLDAKQLNLRYEGRLPRASIQALERSAVPGRFEFELMGELLEPLQVSCTCMEDYQNWIFHLQQVRTKSCLL, from the exons ATGCGACCGCACCAGGGCCGGTCGAGTCATCTTTCTCCACGTCAGAAGTTTCGACGCATCAT GGCCTGGGGCTGGTGTGGCACGCAGCGGCGGCTGCAGATGGTGCTCAGTGCGGAGCAGAGGAGGACCCGGACACTAGGCTCTACCATGGGATGCTGCAGCGTGACCCAGAGGCACACTGGGATCGATGAGGTGGGCCCGGACGAGATTGAGCTGCTGGAACTCTCCGGAGACAATCTCGG CATGTTCAGCGTTGGAGAGAGCCGACTCCAACTGTCGGTGAGGAGCCGAGAAGATGAGCCCCCTCCCTCCGCACGACCCTTGGAGCAAGAG GTGGTTCTCTGGGGTCGCAGCAGGGAAGAGCTCCATCACAGGATCTACTCGCCTCAACCCATCAGAGACTGGGAGGGTCGCCCCGCGCACATGTACGGAGAGATAGTCCACTCTTCTCTGGTGTCCCTCTTCAACAACTACACACAA CAGGAGTCCGACGAGTATTTCTTGGTCTTGTTCTCGTTccatctgctgcttctctctctgGACCGAACAAGACAAGACTTTGTATATGAG GGTATCCTTCCTTTATCCGGGCTTTCGTTCCAGCCGCTCTCTCTGGATCCGGAGTCCTCGCCTCATATGTTGGAGATCAGCA GTCCGATGATGGACTCCAAGGTCTTCAACTGCCACAGTGCTGCCGAGCTGCAGAGATGGATGCAGCACCTGGAGGACCGCAGATTCAAGTCCAAGACTCACATCAGCAGCCCGTCCCACTGTGCTCTCTCCTATCTG CTGCCATGTGATGAGCACTGGAAGCGAGAAGAACTGAAGAAGTACCTGCTGCAAGCTCCAATCTGGCAGTGGGAGGGGTCACCGATCCAGCACATGGGACCCCCAGGATTTTTATCAGTCGTCCATATCATCAATTCACAAAGACAG GGACTTCATGAACGCTTGATGGTTCTCTTCCCAGAAgatgtgttgctgctgtcgCTGGATGCCAAGCAGCTCAACCTGAGATATGAG GGCCGACTTCCTCGAGCCAGCATCCAGGCCCTGGAGCGCTCAGCTGTGCCTGGACGGTTCGAGTTCGAGCTCATGG GGGAGCTGCTGGAGCCGCTACAGGTGTCTTGCACCTGCATGGAGGATTACCAGAACTGGATCTTCCACCTTCAACAAGTGCGGACCAAGAGCTGCCTCCTATAG